A region of Massilia sp. WG5 DNA encodes the following proteins:
- the hisD gene encoding histidinol dehydrogenase, with protein sequence MNVQVQVRVNKLDSTAPDFKRQLTKLLAFEAETDDAIESAVAKILADVKARGDAAVLEYTNKFDRIPGGAASMAAFDLKQEELQAALDALPQAQRAALQTAAERIRVFHERQKQELNGFTYTEADGTVLGQRVTPLDRVGIYVPGGKAAYPSSVLMNAIPAQVAGVKEIVMVVPTPDGVRNQMVLAAAAIAGVTRVITIGGAQAVGALAYGTETIPAVDKIVGPGNAYVASAKRRVFGTVGIDMIAGPSEILVLCDGTTDPDWVAMDLFSQAEHDELAQAILLCPDAGYIAQVEASIHKLLPSMPRKDTITTSLSDRGALIKVRDMAEACAIANDIAAEHLEISALEPQQWADQIRHAGAMFLGRFSSESLGDYCCGPNHVLPTSRTARFSSPLGVYDFQKRSSVLFVSEAGAQTLGKVAAELAYGEGLQAHARSAELRIRQDGSTRSGDPA encoded by the coding sequence ATGAACGTACAAGTCCAAGTCAGGGTCAACAAGCTCGATTCCACCGCTCCCGATTTCAAGCGGCAGCTGACGAAACTGCTGGCCTTCGAGGCCGAGACCGATGACGCCATCGAGTCCGCCGTGGCGAAGATCCTGGCCGACGTCAAGGCGCGCGGCGATGCGGCCGTGCTCGAGTACACCAACAAATTCGACCGGATCCCCGGCGGCGCCGCCAGCATGGCCGCCTTCGACCTGAAGCAGGAAGAATTGCAGGCCGCGCTCGACGCGCTGCCGCAGGCCCAGCGCGCGGCGCTGCAGACGGCCGCCGAGCGGATTCGCGTCTTCCACGAGCGCCAGAAGCAGGAACTGAACGGTTTTACGTATACCGAAGCCGACGGCACCGTGCTGGGCCAGCGCGTGACCCCGCTGGACCGTGTCGGCATCTACGTCCCGGGCGGCAAGGCGGCCTATCCTTCGTCGGTGCTGATGAACGCGATTCCCGCCCAGGTCGCGGGCGTCAAGGAAATCGTGATGGTGGTGCCGACCCCGGACGGCGTCAGGAACCAGATGGTCCTGGCCGCCGCCGCGATCGCCGGCGTGACCCGCGTAATCACCATCGGCGGCGCCCAGGCTGTCGGCGCGCTGGCCTACGGCACCGAGACCATCCCGGCAGTCGACAAGATCGTCGGCCCCGGCAACGCCTACGTCGCCAGCGCCAAGCGCCGCGTGTTCGGCACGGTCGGCATCGACATGATCGCCGGCCCGTCGGAGATCCTGGTGCTGTGCGACGGCACGACCGATCCGGACTGGGTCGCGATGGACCTGTTCTCGCAGGCCGAACACGACGAGCTGGCCCAGGCCATCCTGCTGTGTCCGGACGCCGGCTATATCGCGCAAGTCGAAGCCAGCATCCACAAGCTGCTGCCGAGCATGCCGCGCAAGGACACGATCACGACCTCGCTGAGCGACCGCGGCGCCCTGATCAAGGTGCGCGACATGGCGGAAGCCTGCGCGATCGCCAACGACATCGCCGCCGAGCACCTCGAGATCTCGGCGCTCGAACCGCAGCAGTGGGCCGACCAGATCCGCCATGCGGGCGCGATGTTCCTGGGCCGCTTCTCCTCGGAGTCGCTGGGCGATTACTGCTGCGGCCCGAACCACGTGCTGCCGACCTCGCGCACGGCGCGCTTCTCGTCGCCGCTGGGCGTGTACGATTTCCAGAAACGTTCGTCGGTGCTGTTCGTGTCCGAAGCCGGGGCCCAGACCCTGGGCAAGGTGGCGGCCGAGCTGGCGTATGGAGAAGGGCTGCAGGCGCACGCCCGCAGTGCAGAGCTGAGGATCAGGCAGGACGGTTCGACGCGGTCCGGCGACCCGGCATGA
- the hisG gene encoding ATP phosphoribosyltransferase, protein MTKSPQDGKQLILALSKGRIFEDTLPLLAAAGIEVLENPETSRKLILATNDPGVRVLIVRATDVPTYVQYGAADFGVAGKDVLLEHGGEGLYQPVDLRIACCRMSVAVNAGFDYENAVRQGARLRVATKFVETAREHFAKKGVHVDLIKLYGSMELAPLVGLSDAIVDVVSTGGTLRANNLVEVEKIMEISSRLVVNQAALKLKRERLQPIIEAFERASKQQG, encoded by the coding sequence ATGACCAAATCACCCCAGGACGGCAAACAGCTGATCCTCGCCCTCTCGAAGGGCCGCATCTTCGAAGACACGCTGCCGCTGCTGGCCGCGGCCGGCATCGAGGTGCTGGAAAACCCGGAAACCTCGCGCAAGCTGATCCTGGCCACCAACGACCCCGGCGTGCGCGTGCTGATCGTGCGCGCCACCGACGTGCCGACCTATGTCCAGTACGGCGCCGCCGACTTCGGCGTGGCCGGCAAGGACGTGCTGCTCGAGCATGGCGGCGAGGGCCTGTACCAGCCGGTCGACCTGCGCATCGCCTGCTGCCGCATGTCGGTGGCGGTGAACGCCGGCTTCGACTACGAGAACGCGGTGCGCCAGGGTGCGCGCCTGCGCGTGGCGACCAAGTTCGTGGAAACCGCGCGCGAGCACTTCGCCAAGAAGGGCGTGCACGTCGACCTGATCAAACTGTACGGCTCGATGGAACTGGCGCCGCTGGTCGGCCTGTCCGACGCCATCGTCGACGTGGTCTCGACCGGCGGCACGCTGCGCGCCAACAACCTGGTCGAGGTCGAGAAGATCATGGAAATCTCGTCGCGCCTGGTGGTCAACCAGGCCGCGCTCAAGCTCAAGCGCGAGCGCCTGCAACCCATCATCGAGGCCTTCGAACGCGCCTCGAAACAGCAAGGCTGA
- the murA gene encoding UDP-N-acetylglucosamine 1-carboxyvinyltransferase gives MDKLQITGGKRLNGEIVISGAKNAALPILCAGLLTSGDLELSNVPRLHDVRTMLKLLAQTGLKVTQGEGNDSENVTLNGANITSLEAPYELVKTMRASILVLGPMLARFGEAKVSLPGGCAIGSRPVDQHIKGLRAMGAEITIEGGYIHAKCPKLKGARILTDMITVTGTENLLMAAVLAEGETVLENAAREPEVTDLANMLVAMGAKIEGIGTDRLVIQGVDALHGTRHAVISDRIEAATFLCAVAATGGDIRITNTRTDIFDVAIDKLREMGVQLDVEGNAIRARMDGRPRPVSFRTTEYPGFPTDMQAQFMAVNTIADGPSRVTETIFENRFMHVQEMNRLGAQISTEGNTAFMRGVERLVGAPVMATDLRASASLVIAGLAAEGTTIVDRIYHLDRGYDRMEAKLSAVGADIVRIK, from the coding sequence ATGGACAAGCTCCAGATCACCGGCGGCAAGCGCCTGAACGGCGAGATCGTCATCTCGGGCGCCAAGAACGCCGCGCTGCCCATCCTGTGCGCCGGCCTGCTCACCTCGGGCGACCTCGAACTGTCGAACGTGCCGCGCCTGCACGACGTGCGCACCATGCTCAAGCTGCTGGCGCAGACCGGCCTGAAAGTGACCCAGGGCGAAGGGAACGACAGCGAGAACGTCACCCTGAACGGCGCCAATATCACCAGCCTGGAAGCGCCATACGAACTGGTGAAGACCATGCGCGCCTCGATCCTGGTGCTGGGCCCGATGCTGGCGCGCTTCGGCGAAGCCAAGGTCTCGCTGCCGGGCGGCTGCGCGATCGGTTCGCGTCCGGTCGACCAGCACATCAAGGGCCTGCGCGCGATGGGCGCCGAGATCACGATCGAGGGCGGCTACATCCACGCCAAATGCCCGAAGCTGAAGGGCGCGCGCATCCTCACCGACATGATCACCGTGACCGGCACCGAGAACCTCCTGATGGCCGCGGTGCTGGCCGAAGGCGAGACCGTGCTGGAAAACGCCGCGCGCGAGCCGGAAGTGACCGACCTCGCCAACATGCTGGTGGCGATGGGCGCGAAGATCGAAGGCATCGGCACCGACCGCCTGGTGATCCAGGGCGTCGACGCGCTGCACGGCACCAGGCACGCCGTGATCTCGGACCGCATCGAGGCCGCGACTTTCCTGTGCGCGGTGGCGGCGACCGGCGGCGACATCCGCATCACCAACACCCGCACCGACATCTTCGACGTCGCGATCGACAAGCTGCGCGAGATGGGCGTGCAGCTCGACGTGGAAGGCAATGCCATCCGCGCGCGCATGGACGGCCGCCCGCGCCCGGTGTCCTTCCGCACCACGGAATACCCCGGCTTCCCGACCGACATGCAGGCCCAGTTCATGGCCGTGAACACCATCGCCGACGGCCCGAGCCGCGTGACCGAGACCATTTTCGAGAACCGCTTCATGCACGTGCAGGAGATGAACCGCCTGGGCGCCCAGATTTCGACCGAGGGCAACACCGCCTTCATGCGCGGCGTCGAACGCCTGGTCGGCGCGCCGGTGATGGCGACCGACCTGCGCGCTTCGGCCTCGCTGGTGATCGCCGGCCTGGCCGCCGAGGGCACCACCATCGTCGACCGGATTTATCACCTGGATCGCGGTTACGACCGCATGGAAGCCAAGCTGTCGGCGGTAGGCGCCGACATCGTTCGTATCAAATAA
- a CDS encoding BolA family protein, producing the protein MATTPELIHGYLQAGLETTHLEVEGDGQHFSAVIVSPAFAGKSRIQRHQIVYAALGDRMREEIHALSMKTLTPDEYQG; encoded by the coding sequence ATGGCTACCACTCCTGAACTCATCCACGGTTATCTCCAGGCCGGCCTGGAAACCACCCACCTCGAAGTCGAGGGCGATGGCCAGCACTTCAGCGCCGTCATCGTCTCGCCTGCGTTTGCCGGCAAGAGCCGCATCCAGCGCCACCAGATCGTCTACGCCGCGCTCGGCGACCGCATGCGCGAGGAAATCCACGCGCTGTCGATGAAGACCCTGACCCCCGACGAGTACCAAGGATAA
- a CDS encoding ABC transporter permease: MNVFSVGFRTLFYKEILRFWKVATQTIAAPIVTSMLYLLIFGHVLEGRVQMLEGVDYTAFLIPGLVMMSVLQNAFANSSSSLIQSKITGNLVFILLPPLSHWEILSAYVTASVVRGLSVGLGVFIITAWFAHLSFTFPLWIIVFALLGAAILGTMGVIAGIWAEKFDQLAAFQNFLIMPATFLAGVFYSIKKLPPFWLAVSHFNPFFYMIDGFRFGFFGKSDVSPWTSLAIVAVFFVVLAGVAINLLRRGYKLRH, from the coding sequence ATGAATGTGTTCTCCGTGGGTTTCCGCACCCTGTTCTACAAAGAGATCCTGCGCTTCTGGAAGGTCGCGACCCAGACCATCGCCGCGCCTATCGTCACCTCGATGCTGTACCTGCTGATCTTCGGCCACGTGCTGGAAGGCCGCGTGCAGATGCTCGAAGGCGTCGACTACACCGCCTTCCTGATCCCGGGCCTGGTGATGATGAGCGTGCTGCAGAACGCCTTCGCCAACTCGTCGTCCTCGCTGATCCAGTCGAAAATCACCGGCAACCTGGTGTTCATCCTGCTGCCGCCGCTGTCGCACTGGGAGATCCTGTCGGCCTACGTGACCGCCTCCGTGGTGCGCGGGCTGTCGGTCGGCCTGGGCGTGTTCATCATCACCGCCTGGTTCGCCCACCTGTCCTTCACTTTCCCGCTGTGGATCATCGTGTTCGCCCTGCTCGGTGCGGCGATCCTCGGCACCATGGGCGTGATCGCCGGCATCTGGGCCGAGAAGTTCGACCAGCTGGCCGCGTTCCAGAACTTTTTGATCATGCCTGCAACGTTTTTGGCCGGCGTGTTCTATTCGATCAAGAAACTACCCCCATTCTGGCTGGCGGTCTCGCATTTCAACCCGTTCTTTTATATGATTGACGGGTTCCGTTTCGGTTTCTTCGGCAAGTCGGACGTCTCGCCCTGGACCAGCCTGGCCATCGTCGCCGTGTTCTTCGTGGTGCTGGCCGGCGTCGCCATCAATTTGCTTCGCCGCGGCTACAAGCTGCGTCACTAA
- a CDS encoding ABC transporter ATP-binding protein: MTAAIQIDSVEKSYKGFKALKGVSLTIEQGEFFGLLGPNGAGKTTLISCIAGLIRPDVGSVRVHGHDVTRDFRSARMALGVVPQELVFDPFFTVRETLRLQSGYFGLKNNDPWIDEVMENLDLMPKADVNMRALSGGMKRRVLVAQALVHKPPVIVLDEPTAGVDVELRQTLWKFIARLNREGHTVVLTTHYLEEAQAMCQRVAMLKTGNVVALDTMSQLLRRVSGSSLIVHLKHGGLPEGLRHLVAHDEHDEGQGNGNGDGGNKYTLRVNEYGEVEHILARLRESGAEIDEMQLQQADLEDIFIQIMEGAPVR, translated from the coding sequence ATGACAGCAGCCATCCAGATAGACAGCGTCGAGAAAAGCTACAAGGGCTTCAAGGCCCTCAAGGGCGTTTCCCTGACCATCGAACAAGGCGAGTTCTTCGGCCTGCTCGGCCCGAACGGCGCCGGCAAGACCACCCTCATTTCCTGCATCGCCGGCCTGATCCGTCCGGACGTCGGCAGCGTGCGCGTGCACGGCCATGACGTCACCAGGGACTTCCGTTCCGCGCGCATGGCGCTCGGCGTGGTGCCGCAGGAGCTGGTGTTCGATCCGTTCTTCACGGTGCGCGAGACGCTGCGTCTGCAGTCCGGCTACTTCGGTCTGAAGAACAACGACCCCTGGATCGACGAGGTCATGGAAAACCTCGACCTGATGCCGAAGGCCGACGTCAACATGCGCGCCCTGTCCGGCGGCATGAAGCGGCGCGTGCTGGTGGCCCAGGCCCTGGTCCACAAGCCGCCCGTGATCGTGCTGGACGAGCCGACCGCCGGCGTCGACGTCGAACTGCGCCAGACCCTGTGGAAGTTCATCGCGCGCCTGAACCGCGAAGGGCACACCGTGGTCCTGACCACCCACTACCTCGAAGAAGCGCAGGCCATGTGCCAGCGCGTGGCCATGCTCAAGACCGGCAACGTGGTGGCGCTGGACACCATGTCGCAGCTGCTGCGCCGCGTGTCCGGCTCTTCGCTGATCGTGCACCTGAAGCATGGCGGCCTGCCGGAAGGCCTGCGCCACCTGGTCGCGCACGACGAGCACGACGAGGGCCAGGGAAATGGCAACGGCGACGGCGGCAACAAGTACACCCTGCGCGTCAACGAATACGGCGAGGTGGAACACATCCTGGCGCGCCTGCGCGAGTCGGGCGCCGAGATCGACGAAATGCAGCTGCAGCAGGCCGACCTCGAAGATATCTTTATCCAGATTATGGAAGGGGCTCCGGTCCGATGA
- a CDS encoding lipid asymmetry maintenance protein MlaB, with product MAESNPMLSLDALTFQNAHVAMEQGCAALAAGETVFDLGGVRAADSTALALMLAWQRRAQAQGRKLTFVNVPGNVDALARLYGVDGLIGRA from the coding sequence ATGGCCGAGTCCAACCCAATGCTTTCGCTGGATGCCCTGACCTTCCAGAACGCCCATGTGGCGATGGAGCAGGGCTGCGCGGCGCTGGCCGCCGGCGAAACCGTGTTCGATCTCGGCGGCGTGCGCGCCGCCGATTCCACCGCCCTGGCGCTGATGCTGGCCTGGCAGCGCCGCGCCCAGGCCCAGGGACGCAAGCTCACCTTCGTCAACGTGCCGGGCAACGTCGATGCGCTGGCGCGCCTGTACGGCGTCGATGGGCTGATCGGCCGCGCCTGA
- a CDS encoding phospholipid-binding protein MlaC, whose translation MKPIAQLIMTAAVAAFSTSVIAAPAPAANEAPDVLVKRVSTDVIDSVKADKDIQAGNSRKIIDLVNAKILPYVDSDKMTAQAAGRFWRQASPEQQKQLSDEFRQLLIYTYSGALSQIKNETIEFKPFRADPADSEVEVKSQVNLTRGEPITLNYRLSKGTQGWKIFDLNVMGAWLVETYKSTFASEISKGGIDGLIKKLHDRNQQLANKPLKAPQK comes from the coding sequence ATGAAGCCTATCGCACAACTGATCATGACCGCCGCAGTGGCGGCTTTCTCCACCAGCGTGATCGCTGCCCCGGCGCCGGCCGCCAACGAAGCGCCGGACGTGCTGGTCAAGCGCGTCAGCACCGACGTGATCGATTCGGTCAAGGCCGACAAGGACATCCAGGCCGGCAACAGCCGCAAGATCATCGACCTGGTCAACGCCAAGATCCTGCCGTATGTCGACTCCGACAAGATGACCGCGCAGGCCGCCGGCCGCTTCTGGCGCCAGGCCAGCCCGGAGCAGCAGAAACAGCTGTCGGACGAATTCCGCCAGCTGCTGATCTACACGTATTCCGGCGCGCTCTCGCAGATCAAGAACGAAACCATCGAGTTCAAGCCCTTCCGCGCCGACCCGGCCGATAGCGAAGTCGAGGTGAAGTCGCAGGTCAACCTGACCCGCGGCGAGCCGATCACCCTGAACTACCGCCTCAGCAAGGGCACGCAGGGCTGGAAGATCTTCGACCTGAACGTGATGGGTGCCTGGCTGGTCGAGACCTACAAGTCGACCTTCGCCTCCGAAATCAGCAAGGGCGGCATCGATGGCCTGATCAAGAAGCTGCACGACCGTAACCAGCAGCTGGCCAACAAGCCGCTGAAGGCCCCGCAGAAATAA
- a CDS encoding VacJ family lipoprotein: MSIRNTLTLAAGAAVLLSGCASTATNPRDPFEKFNRAVFSFNDAVDRTALKPAATVYKNYTPDFLQTGVNNFFGNLSDLWSSANNFAQLKGQDGLNDFTRFAVNSTLGLAGVLDIATPAGLRKHNEDLGQTLGYWGVPSGPYLMLPLLGPSTVRDTAVLPGDWWGDAWTHVNDIPWRNGGIVLRAVDQRASVLDASNLLEDAALDRYEFIRDGYLQRRSSKVLDTDKAQVRAEKVQEKLDKVQEKVQERLGVKKTQNPDEHTPEQQDSAPNNPPAPAPVSPSAVSSEPVQK; the protein is encoded by the coding sequence ATGAGTATTCGTAACACACTGACGCTGGCTGCCGGCGCCGCAGTACTGCTGAGCGGTTGCGCAAGCACCGCCACCAATCCGCGCGACCCGTTCGAGAAATTCAACCGCGCCGTGTTCAGCTTCAACGACGCGGTCGACCGTACCGCGCTGAAGCCGGCCGCCACCGTCTACAAGAATTACACCCCGGATTTCCTCCAGACCGGCGTGAACAATTTCTTCGGCAACCTGTCGGACCTGTGGAGCTCGGCCAACAACTTTGCCCAGCTCAAGGGCCAGGACGGCCTGAACGACTTCACCCGTTTTGCCGTGAACTCGACCCTGGGCCTGGCCGGCGTGCTCGATATCGCGACCCCGGCCGGCCTGCGCAAGCATAACGAAGACCTGGGCCAGACCCTGGGTTACTGGGGCGTGCCAAGCGGCCCCTACTTGATGTTGCCGCTGTTGGGCCCATCTACGGTACGCGACACTGCCGTCCTGCCGGGTGACTGGTGGGGCGATGCCTGGACCCACGTGAACGACATCCCGTGGCGTAACGGCGGCATCGTGCTGCGTGCGGTCGACCAGCGCGCCAGCGTGCTGGACGCCTCCAACCTGCTCGAAGACGCCGCCCTGGACCGCTATGAATTCATCCGCGACGGCTACCTGCAGCGCCGCAGCAGCAAGGTCCTGGATACCGACAAGGCCCAGGTCCGCGCCGAGAAGGTCCAGGAAAAGCTCGACAAGGTACAGGAAAAAGTCCAGGAAAGGCTGGGCGTGAAAAAGACGCAGAACCCGGACGAACACACCCCGGAACAGCAGGACTCGGCGCCAAACAATCCGCCGGCGCCCGCTCCGGTTTCGCCGTCCGCCGTGTCATCCGAACCGGTGCAGAAGTAG